A window of the Parvularcula bermudensis HTCC2503 genome harbors these coding sequences:
- a CDS encoding M23 family metallopeptidase — MGRKIGRFFRERQIYHRSEGVVRFIKLSARTQIAMATILGTALLWVAYASVNVVFKEQIIVAKDQERRDQEAAYRRRLQTAEGAYEEIQALNYAYEREFDAAITGLTREYEALRSLVENKAAVDRRFQALAENLSAAGAPGGTRRQSTNRLMIDPVGREPTPRQSRISALREEALNSVQGNRVAAGIDDAVLQRVRQDSAALSARQVVLMASLEEDMRRAIRERQRILGHTGVDLSPMVSSVRQSTADAQYSAVAPAPTDDGSFIGQGGPFIPADLGSDASPTDPTAYFRSAARVHDTFTELVTLNEALSAVPLSQPLKVPHRMTSRFGIRWDPMRRNVRAAHKGLDFAAPRNSPLLATAPGKVTFAGWRSGFGRTVEIDHGNGFKTRFAHMNRIKVKAGDVVELHDVVGLMGSTGRSTGTHLHYEIHYRGRQVDPLKFIEAGRYVFES; from the coding sequence ATGGGTCGCAAGATCGGACGTTTTTTCCGTGAGCGGCAGATTTATCATCGTTCTGAAGGCGTCGTTCGCTTTATCAAGCTGTCGGCGCGCACTCAAATCGCCATGGCGACCATTCTGGGCACGGCCCTGCTCTGGGTCGCCTATGCGTCGGTCAATGTCGTCTTTAAGGAACAGATCATCGTCGCCAAGGATCAGGAGCGACGGGATCAAGAAGCGGCCTATCGGCGGCGATTGCAGACCGCCGAAGGCGCCTATGAAGAAATCCAAGCCCTCAATTACGCCTATGAGCGGGAATTCGACGCGGCCATCACCGGCCTGACCCGCGAATATGAAGCCCTCAGATCCTTAGTCGAGAACAAGGCGGCCGTGGATCGTCGTTTCCAGGCCCTGGCCGAGAACCTCTCCGCCGCGGGCGCCCCCGGGGGAACCCGTCGTCAGTCGACCAATCGCTTGATGATCGATCCGGTCGGTCGCGAACCGACGCCAAGGCAATCCCGCATTTCCGCCCTGCGGGAGGAGGCACTGAATTCCGTTCAGGGGAACAGGGTCGCCGCCGGGATCGACGATGCGGTGTTGCAGCGGGTACGCCAGGACTCCGCCGCCCTTTCCGCCCGCCAAGTGGTGCTGATGGCCAGCCTCGAAGAAGATATGCGGCGGGCTATTCGCGAGCGTCAGCGTATTTTGGGACATACCGGGGTCGACCTCTCCCCGATGGTCTCTTCCGTTCGGCAATCCACTGCCGACGCCCAATATTCCGCTGTCGCGCCGGCCCCCACTGATGACGGCAGCTTTATCGGGCAAGGGGGGCCGTTCATTCCCGCCGATCTCGGGAGTGACGCGTCCCCAACCGACCCCACGGCTTATTTTCGCAGTGCCGCGCGGGTCCACGATACCTTCACCGAGCTGGTGACCCTTAACGAAGCCCTGTCCGCCGTCCCGCTCTCTCAACCGCTCAAAGTGCCTCACCGCATGACGTCCCGTTTCGGGATCCGGTGGGATCCGATGCGTCGCAATGTCAGGGCCGCCCATAAGGGCCTCGATTTCGCCGCCCCGCGGAACAGCCCCCTTTTGGCGACCGCGCCTGGTAAGGTCACTTTTGCCGGCTGGCGCAGTGGGTTTGGACGGACCGTCGAAATCGACCATGGCAACGGGTTCAAAACGCGCTTCGCCCATATGAACCGCATTAAGGTCAAAGCGGGGGATGTCGTTGAGTTGCACGATGTCGTCGGCCTTATGGGCAGCACCGGCCGGTCGACAGGGACCCACCTGCACTACGAAATTCACTATCGGGGACGGCAGGTTGATCCCCTGAAATTTATCGAGGCGGGACGGTATGTTTTCGAGAGTTAA
- the surE gene encoding 5'/3'-nucleotidase SurE codes for MRILCSNDDGIHSPGLAALEDIARTLSDDVWTVAPEIDQSGMSRSITLTRPLRIRKEGDQRFAVDGTPTDCVQLAVGHLLDRRPDLVLSGVNNGHNLAEDVSFSGTIAVALHGMTYKIPSVAFSQARMDRNKPRWDTARAWGPKVLKRLLDVGWPDDVVMNVNFPNRGPEEVGGVAVCHQGRRANVELYAEERTDLRQRRYYWFGFQGTPEEPPAGTDLRAIYDGLVAVTPLHLAFTHEPTMPALEKALDDLAE; via the coding sequence GTGCGTATTTTGTGCTCGAACGATGACGGTATTCACTCCCCCGGCCTTGCGGCGCTGGAGGATATTGCCAGGACCCTGTCAGACGATGTCTGGACGGTCGCGCCGGAAATCGATCAATCCGGTATGTCGCGGTCGATCACGCTCACCCGACCCCTCAGGATACGGAAGGAAGGCGACCAGCGCTTCGCTGTGGATGGGACGCCGACGGATTGCGTCCAACTCGCGGTGGGGCATCTTCTCGACCGTCGCCCCGACCTCGTCCTTTCCGGGGTCAATAACGGGCATAATCTCGCCGAAGATGTCTCTTTTTCGGGCACGATCGCCGTTGCGCTGCACGGCATGACCTACAAAATTCCCTCGGTCGCCTTTTCCCAGGCACGCATGGATCGTAACAAACCGCGTTGGGATACGGCGAGGGCCTGGGGCCCCAAAGTCTTGAAACGGCTTCTCGATGTGGGGTGGCCTGACGATGTCGTGATGAACGTCAATTTTCCCAATCGTGGACCGGAGGAGGTCGGCGGCGTTGCCGTTTGTCATCAGGGACGGCGAGCGAATGTTGAGCTGTATGCCGAGGAACGGACCGATCTTCGCCAACGCCGCTATTACTGGTTCGGTTTTCAGGGGACGCCCGAAGAGCCGCCGGCGGGCACCGACCTCCGGGCGATCTATGATGGCCTGGTTGCCGTCACGCCGCTGCACCTGGCTTTTACCCATGAGCCGACGATGCCGGCCCTTGAAAAGGCCCTCGACGACCTTGCGGAATGA
- a CDS encoding bactofilin family protein produces MFSRVKSQRRAQEPSSLPDEVPDPSQPSRKASAKPKTQRTNRGPSVPSIISGDMAIRGVIESTGEVQYDGQLEGDIHAKTLIVGDGASVEGEITAEKVRISGTVKGAIKAIEVEMANTAIVTGDITHKSLMIESGARFEGKCQYSDEPLGTVTPQLALSSPPADNAQPTEAGGTRPSLAAPDTNRLESAAPPRRRPTPLTSGTTTQGSQRQFVKRPTNAATLR; encoded by the coding sequence ATGTTTTCGAGAGTTAAGAGTCAGCGCCGGGCGCAGGAGCCCTCGTCCCTTCCTGACGAGGTACCCGACCCCTCCCAGCCGTCGCGTAAAGCCTCCGCCAAGCCAAAGACCCAGCGTACCAATCGTGGCCCCAGCGTCCCCTCGATCATCAGCGGCGATATGGCCATTCGCGGTGTCATCGAGAGCACCGGAGAGGTGCAATATGACGGGCAACTCGAAGGCGATATCCACGCAAAGACACTGATCGTGGGGGACGGGGCCAGCGTCGAAGGGGAAATCACCGCTGAAAAGGTGCGGATTTCCGGCACGGTCAAAGGGGCGATCAAGGCGATCGAGGTCGAAATGGCCAATACCGCCATCGTCACCGGTGACATCACTCACAAATCGCTGATGATCGAAAGCGGCGCCCGCTTCGAAGGGAAATGTCAGTATAGCGATGAGCCGCTCGGCACGGTGACACCGCAACTGGCACTCTCAAGTCCGCCTGCGGACAATGCCCAGCCGACGGAAGCCGGGGGCACACGGCCATCACTGGCGGCGCCCGATACCAATCGTCTTGAGAGCGCAGCGCCGCCGCGCCGTCGTCCCACGCCGCTGACCAGCGGGACGACGACCCAGGGCAGCCAACGGCAATTTGTCAAACGTCCAACCAACGCGGCAACGCTGCGCTAA
- the dusA gene encoding tRNA dihydrouridine(20/20a) synthase DusA produces MSPKDGHHSHRFCVAPMIDWTDRYCRWVHRLLSAKARLYTEMVVDEAILHGDRDRLLGFDSAEHPVALQIGGSDPRKLAEVAAIGAQAGYDEINLNVGCPSDRVQSGRFGACLMAEPETVAEGVRAMAAAVPCEVTVKCRIGIDDQSPEEALPRFLDAVEAAGVRTVIVHARKAWLEGLSPKENRTIPPLDYDLVVREAQRRPALSFILNGGLAGGAAAERWLTTFPGVMLGRAAYEQPFLLSEVDQRLFGAPPAARSRLEIVEAVADRAAAEAVPIWRYARHMLGLYHGQPGAKTWRRQLSEEGRSAKACPAWLVDVAETVSAKAEAPDRAPVA; encoded by the coding sequence ATGAGCCCCAAGGACGGTCATCATAGCCATCGGTTCTGCGTCGCGCCGATGATCGACTGGACCGACCGCTATTGTCGGTGGGTCCACCGTTTGTTGTCGGCAAAGGCGCGGCTTTACACCGAAATGGTCGTGGACGAAGCGATCCTGCATGGCGATCGGGATCGCCTGCTGGGCTTTGATTCCGCCGAGCATCCCGTTGCCTTGCAAATCGGCGGGAGCGACCCGCGCAAGCTGGCCGAGGTCGCCGCCATCGGCGCGCAAGCGGGGTATGATGAGATCAATCTCAATGTCGGTTGCCCTTCCGACAGGGTGCAGTCGGGGCGGTTCGGCGCCTGTCTGATGGCGGAGCCGGAGACGGTGGCGGAGGGGGTGCGCGCCATGGCCGCGGCGGTTCCTTGCGAGGTGACGGTCAAGTGCCGCATCGGCATCGACGATCAGTCCCCTGAAGAGGCGTTGCCCCGCTTTTTGGACGCCGTTGAAGCGGCCGGCGTCAGAACCGTGATCGTCCATGCCCGGAAGGCTTGGCTTGAGGGGCTGAGCCCGAAGGAGAACCGCACCATCCCCCCCCTCGATTACGATCTGGTGGTGCGGGAGGCGCAGCGACGTCCCGCCCTGTCGTTCATTCTCAATGGCGGTCTTGCGGGGGGCGCGGCGGCCGAGCGATGGCTCACCACCTTCCCAGGGGTCATGCTGGGGCGGGCGGCCTATGAGCAGCCCTTCCTCCTCAGTGAGGTCGATCAGCGCCTGTTCGGCGCCCCCCCGGCGGCGCGCTCACGCCTTGAAATCGTCGAGGCGGTGGCCGACCGGGCGGCAGCGGAGGCGGTCCCGATTTGGCGTTATGCGCGGCATATGCTCGGGCTCTATCATGGACAGCCAGGGGCGAAGACATGGCGCCGTCAGCTCTCTGAGGAGGGGCGATCGGCAAAAGCGTGCCCGGCCTGGCTCGTCGATGTGGCTGAGACGGTGTCGGCAAAAGCTGAGGCACCCGACCGGGCGCCTGTTGCTTAA
- a CDS encoding DUF1489 family protein yields the protein MTLHLMKLAVGIDDLEALSIRQRQLRRHGGRPNPFHITRMMPRRASEILSGGSLYWVIKGHFACRQGIVGIERVTLDDGRAACRLDLDPTLIPVRALARRPFQGWRYLAGEDAPKDMSSDDQGARLPAELRVSLSDLGLL from the coding sequence TTGACCCTTCATCTCATGAAATTGGCGGTGGGGATCGACGATCTCGAAGCGCTCAGCATCCGTCAGCGGCAGTTGCGTCGCCATGGCGGTCGCCCCAATCCCTTTCACATCACGCGCATGATGCCGCGCCGGGCCAGCGAGATCCTGTCGGGCGGCTCGCTCTATTGGGTGATCAAGGGGCACTTCGCCTGCCGTCAGGGAATTGTGGGGATCGAGCGCGTCACCCTTGATGATGGACGCGCGGCCTGTCGCCTCGACCTCGATCCGACCTTGATCCCCGTGCGGGCCCTTGCACGGCGGCCTTTTCAAGGCTGGCGTTACCTCGCCGGGGAGGACGCCCCAAAGGATATGTCGTCGGACGATCAGGGCGCGCGCCTGCCCGCTGAGCTGCGGGTGTCTCTTTCCGACCTTGGCCTTCTCTGA
- a CDS encoding lysozyme: MKTGQTGLNLIKAYEGLRLTAQAEPALPDGERLWSVGYGHRKTAAQGMTVTEKEAARLLADDIGPIEGLIQSTVRCPLNQNEHDALVSLIFNIGEENFRRSTVLAKLNDGDKLAAADAIERWSRARVDGRLVKLDGLVRRRAAEKSLFLMPTDAELVVPTSEISPAAECDGAIREAAEVTNAPLFDFDAFRRSRDKNLTPEEREMRLQALFHAQQALTGDPSKMIISKAEEREDIGVTIGAAVAGLMILFVIGLSGVLLIDQSWPGLLTPLGLDAAMMDRVHAELPLWLMGAGGVAFYFIAYVIAKRASRHSMKRRRAVEVARVYGRS, from the coding sequence ATGAAGACGGGTCAGACCGGGCTGAATTTGATCAAAGCCTATGAGGGCTTGCGGCTGACAGCGCAGGCCGAGCCCGCGCTGCCGGACGGCGAACGGCTTTGGTCGGTTGGCTATGGTCACCGTAAAACGGCCGCTCAAGGCATGACGGTCACCGAAAAGGAGGCCGCGCGGCTGCTCGCCGATGACATTGGCCCGATCGAAGGGCTGATCCAATCGACGGTACGTTGCCCCCTCAACCAGAACGAACACGACGCCCTTGTCTCTTTGATCTTCAATATCGGGGAGGAGAATTTTCGCCGCTCGACGGTGCTCGCCAAGCTGAACGATGGCGACAAGCTCGCCGCGGCGGACGCTATTGAGCGGTGGAGCCGGGCGCGGGTCGATGGTCGCTTGGTGAAGCTCGATGGCCTGGTCCGCCGCCGGGCCGCGGAGAAATCGCTTTTCCTCATGCCCACCGACGCGGAATTGGTGGTGCCCACGTCGGAAATCAGCCCTGCGGCCGAATGTGATGGGGCGATCCGAGAGGCGGCGGAGGTCACCAATGCGCCGCTATTTGATTTCGATGCCTTCCGTCGCAGCCGGGACAAAAACCTCACGCCGGAGGAGCGGGAAATGCGGCTCCAGGCCCTCTTCCACGCCCAACAGGCGCTGACCGGTGACCCGAGTAAGATGATCATTTCCAAGGCCGAGGAGCGTGAAGATATCGGGGTGACCATCGGGGCGGCGGTGGCGGGCCTGATGATCCTGTTCGTCATCGGTCTCAGCGGTGTCCTGCTGATTGACCAATCCTGGCCTGGCCTGTTGACGCCCCTGGGCCTCGATGCGGCCATGATGGACAGGGTGCATGCCGAACTTCCCCTCTGGCTGATGGGGGCAGGGGGCGTGGCCTTCTATTTCATCGCCTATGTCATTGCGAAGCGGGCGTCGCGGCATAGTATGAAGCGGCGACGGGCCGTCGAGGTGGCGCGGGTTTACGGCCGGTCTTGA